One region of Aurantimonas sp. HBX-1 genomic DNA includes:
- the tolQ gene encoding protein TolQ, translated as MNGEVVQGTLAAAGTMSLWDLFWHAGFIVKLVMMGLLLASVWTWAIIIDKSMRYAAFRRQLNKFESNFWSGQSLEDLYHNLSERKTSGMGALFVAAMREWKKSFEKGARSPIGLQARIEKAMDVTLAREMDDLESRLGFLATIGSAAPFIGLFGTVIGIMTSFQAIAGSQQTSLAVVAPGIAEALLATAIGLVAAIPAVIAYNKLSADAGKLGMRLEAFADEFSSILSRQIDEKLAR; from the coding sequence ATGAACGGAGAAGTCGTTCAGGGGACTTTGGCGGCCGCCGGCACCATGTCGCTCTGGGACCTGTTCTGGCACGCGGGCTTCATCGTCAAGCTGGTGATGATGGGACTGCTGCTCGCCTCGGTCTGGACCTGGGCGATCATCATCGACAAGTCGATGCGTTACGCGGCCTTCCGGCGCCAGCTCAACAAGTTCGAGAGCAATTTCTGGTCCGGCCAGTCGCTGGAGGACCTCTATCACAACCTGTCGGAGCGCAAGACCTCCGGCATGGGCGCGCTGTTCGTCGCGGCGATGCGCGAGTGGAAGAAGTCCTTCGAAAAGGGCGCCCGCTCGCCGATCGGCCTGCAGGCCCGCATCGAGAAGGCGATGGACGTGACCCTGGCGCGCGAGATGGACGACCTGGAGTCCCGCCTCGGCTTCCTCGCCACGATCGGCTCGGCCGCGCCGTTCATCGGCCTGTTCGGCACGGTGATCGGCATCATGACCTCCTTCCAGGCGATCGCCGGATCGCAGCAGACCAGCCTTGCGGTCGTGGCCCCCGGCATCGCCGAGGCGCTGCTCGCCACCGCGATCGGCCTCGTGGCGGCGATCCCCGCCGTCATCGCCTACAACAAGCTGTCGGCCGACGCCGGCAAGCTGGGGATGCGGCTCGAGGCATTCGCCGACGAGTTCTCGTCGATCCTGTCGCGTCAGATCGACGAGAAGCTCGCGCGCTGA
- the ybgC gene encoding tol-pal system-associated acyl-CoA thioesterase: MSEELAGRLTDFGHALRVRVYFEDTDFSGVVYHARYLHFLERGRSDLLRLRGIDHRGLLAGSFGEAMAFAVRHMDIDFLRPARIDDILTVETRTEKLGGARIMLSQRILKDGDLLVAAKVKVAVISPQGKPMRMPPRVIAALAPGEGGETAIVTSS; the protein is encoded by the coding sequence ATGAGCGAAGAACTTGCGGGCCGACTGACCGATTTCGGCCACGCCCTCAGGGTCCGGGTCTATTTCGAGGACACCGACTTTTCCGGCGTCGTCTACCATGCCCGCTATTTGCATTTCCTCGAGCGGGGCCGCTCCGACCTCCTGCGCCTGCGGGGAATCGACCACCGCGGACTGCTGGCCGGCAGCTTCGGCGAGGCGATGGCCTTCGCCGTCCGCCACATGGACATCGACTTCCTGCGGCCGGCGCGGATCGACGACATCCTCACCGTCGAGACCCGCACCGAGAAGCTCGGGGGCGCCCGCATCATGCTGTCGCAGCGGATCCTGAAGGACGGCGATCTTCTGGTCGCCGCCAAGGTCAAGGTCGCGGTCATCTCGCCGCAGGGCAAGCCGATGCGCATGCCGCCGCGCGTCATCGCCGCACTCGCCCCTGGGGAAGGCGGCGAAACCGCAATCGTAACCTCGTCTTAA